The window AGTCATTGTGGATGGAACTCGGTGCTGGAAGCAGTTTGCGCAGGTGTGCCATTGGTGGCTTGGCCACTATACGCAGAGCAGAGGGTCAACAGGATCTTGTTGGTGGAGGAAATGAAACTTGCATTGCCGATGAATGAATCTGATAACGGATTAGTGAGTTCGGCCGAGGTGGAGGAGCGAGTTCTAGGGTTGATGGAGTCGGAGGGAGGTAAGTTGATTAGGGAGCGAACCATAGCCATGAAAATTGCAGCAAAGGCTGCATTGAACGAGGGTGGGTCTTCTCGGGTGGCTTTGTCTAAACTTGTTGAGTCATGGAAAGACAAATGAATTGGGTCGATGTATCGTCGttatttgcataatttataaaataatttttagtcattgtttatatattattcaaaacgATCCAGCCCAATATAAATATGAGGTGTGTGACATCATTCATGTAtcgatttcaaaatatatatatatatatatatatggaaatatTCTGAGAACCTTTCTAGTaatggtaagaaaaaaaattcaaaattacatgacaaatcatataataaattttctttactgataaaatcttttattatttgcaAAAAGGGTCTCTAATATAAGAATTATTGACAAGAAAAACATGACAAATGGAGCAATTTAGTTAAGCAGCCAGCATAGCATTTAGCTCAATtgacatttatgttttttttccatagtCTGTGTCaattcttctttctattttttttaaagaatattttttttatcaaagaaaaaaagagatatgTATCCTTACTAAAATCCGACAACaacaaatcatataaaaataattacttagTAAGTTTgttatgataattaattatatatctaaCTTCTTATATAATTTCTATCAAGATATAAAATCTAAAGAATCATACACAGTTATTTTAAGTTGTATtcgattgtttgtttttttttgttgtatttgtttgtttaagggaatttcttttttgttgctgTTGTATTTGCTTGTTCAAGAGAGTTTGTTCTTTTTGTTCACTTGTACTTGTATATTTTAACTTgctgattttcaattttatttcactttagatttatataattttttatatttaatatatataaaaaatgattcctTAGTAAGTTTGCTACGataattgttaatatatctAACTTCGTATATAATTTCTGTCAAGATACAGAATCTGAAGAATCATACACAACTTTCATCATTGAACATTTATGGCATGGAGTTCGACACTGTTATGCTTCCACGTTTCTTCGTTAcattttattactattattaaaaaaacttttttgataattattattattttattttatttaggataatttgtttcttttataattttatttttcttagtttatttataatttttatgattttttttaatttttttgattttctaatttatttaagttggtttttaaatttatttaagatattataaattttttaaataagtaaatTGTAATAAAGCTTTCTCTTCATGACATTAGATTTTTATGTTCTACCTTATTTCAATCATTGTaatctattattattgttattattattatttgtcaaTGTCGTGTTACTTGTGCTTCCTTGATTGATCAATATTATCACCAAGTACATTGTTGgtacattttttaataaataaataacaaacgcTCTTGCCTTACCTTACAAAACTTTGTAGCCTGCATAATTCTCTACCACACTCTACACTTGAAGCGGTGTGTGCTGGTGTGCCATTGGTGGCTTGGCCATTGTATGCAGAGCAAAGGCTGAATAGGGCAGTGCTAGTGGAGGAAATGAAGCTTGCTTTGCCAATGAACGAGTCTGAAGATGGATTTGTAAGTGCTGATGAGGTGGAGAAGAATCTTAGAGGATTGATGGTGTCTGATGAAGGTATATTGATTAGGGAGAGAGCACTTGCTATGAAAAATGCAGCCAAGGCTGCAATGATTGAAGGTGGTTCTTCTCATGTGGCACTGTCGAAGCTTGTTGAGTCATGGAACTAAGCATGAAATTTACTTGGTCTAGTTTAGGACTCTGTCATGTTGGTCATCTACGATGCTGTTGGTACTTcgattttcttattttacatgtaattgTCACTTGTTATGGTGTTGTTTTGCATAGCAACATTTGCTccatgaataaaacaaaaatatcagtTATGGTATGGTATAGTAGAATTCTTCCTAGAGCCCATTTGGCTACGCGGTGGAAACTGCGTGCATAGCTAAATAAAAGTATCATTTGGGAATGCGGTCTAACTTGTATtcctaaaaattttattttattttgtttaaaattaataattttttagtatttttaaatcgttttgatgagcttatatcaaaaataatttttttaaaataaaaaaatattattttaatgtatttttagatgaaaaacactttaaaaaacaataataaccaTACTTCTAAACACACCCGAAACCGCACTGTTTTTGCACGCCTTAAGAATCTCTGAAAACATCTCAAATTAAGTCACTTTTAGTCAACTATATCATATGTTTGGTGGCATGATCAATGAGACAAAGGTTTAAAGCCAGTGCATTAATAATAGCCAACTCAGTTATAGTATTTAAAGGCCTTCTTCCATGAAACAGATCACTTCAATTCATGATCTCCTGCACTGGCATGGTGGGCTATCTCATTTCTAGGCTGTTGCTGAGGAACATATAACGAAAGCTTTTGCGCTGAAAAGGGTCGGTTGGGGTTGGCAAGACATTGCATTCCTCTTTGTTGGCTatcattttgaataaaattcatTATACAATGGCTGGTTAGTGATTAAGATCTATCtctatcaaaaatattttaattgtaggTATTCGAATCAATTTATacgtattttaattaatctttcgagattataaaattaataattatataagtctATAATAATCCTGAAGTTTATCATATTTAAactgtgattttaaaaatcaaatttaaaatctcatCAATTAAACTATATCTGATTATCTCTGCCATATATTAAATGGCCTATAGGTAGGTCGTGGTGGTAATAGAACTGCCGCCTCCTCTATCGCTCTCCCTCCCTTCTTCAGAGACAGAATAAGATGAGCATTACAGAGGTGGACGACAAAGTTCGCATTGTAATAATTTACCTCGGGACAATATTAGGTTGTATGTTTCTATCaagcctttctttttctttaaatcttgaaatcttACACTCTCACAAGTGAAATACTACGTTTAAGGATGGGTTCTAAAGccttacaattttaaaaaaataaaaatgtttttgatataCTAGGTTAATTTGGACCTGACTTGCCTTCAATTTCCTTTTTCATATCTAAACTCGGCGTGTTAATTAATAAATGAGCTAAAGCCTCTATTGAGCTTCTACGTACTTAGTTTTTGGGACATATGCTTACCCGAAGAACAATATTTCACATTGCATGTCTATGGTTTAAATATTCCTCTAATTATTAAAATAGCTAAACCGAATGGATTAAGTTTCACTTAGTGAAACATGTTgacatagtttttaaattctttGGTTACAAGTTCTATGTCGTAGCTCAGCAAACTCACAAAAATAATGTGAGGTCCGGGTTTAAGACTTTGAGGcgtcataaattatttttttcctaaaaagttgataaaattaatatatattttttaatcatttggaTATAAGTTTCATgtcctagattttttttttctttctaagaaaaaaagggaTGAAATATATGGGTCAAGCATGCAGGTCTAGATCCGGCTCAACCcagctaagtttttttttatttgtcttagtgcctctttttctcttattttttagatatattttttttaattttattatttagtttgtggttttaatgaaattttattctttaattagtACAtggttgataataaattaatttcatagtttttattatataataataaaaaagttaattcgacccaataaaattgataatttgaGATGCAAGTTTAGTTAGTtgactaaatattaattaaagagttagataaaaaattttcaagctTAAAACATCATactaagctttatttttttattatttaacgtggggtttttattaaattttattttttaatattgaatcgataataaattaatttttttatattttttattatataataataataaaataataatttgaagcaatgaaatttaaaacatgatagGCGTgtgaaatattaatgaaatagcTCGATCGAAATCACTGAtgataaaactaatttattttataaaaaatcatttcagcATATATGGttttttaccaaattttctcttatttgtttTCATGCCAAATCGGCAATTACATGTCACTAAAAGccaatttgattaaaaaatatatgcattaaATAGACAATAGAAGAACTAGTTAAACTCTAAACCATTTCCATACATagcttcatataaaaaaaaatagattttcaatTCAATGGCGATGAGAAAAAGTTTTTGCTAAACCtcataaatataaattcttaaattttaaaatctaaccatctcttacatattttttagttacGGTATcagtgataaaataaataaaaataattgaggtggaaaaatcatgtttttttttttacttttttattttaaaaaatataaaaattcattccaaaacgattataaatataaatttattttatatctatctATACACGTTTTAATATCTTCTATATTTTGAGTTTTCGAAAAAAATTGTGTTAACAATGTATGAGAacctgattaaaaaatatattataaaattcttCCAATcagttgaaaatttatttatttttttaataaaaccaaagtATTTATTCACGACTCATGAGCCAATCCCATTGTTTTCTCGAGCTTTGGGCCAATTTGAAGCCAGACTTCAATGTTCAAATCCTACCTTAGCCCAGAACAAAAGCCACCAGCAAAAGCCCTCAATCTCCAGCACCTTGCAGCCGAAAAGGGAGGCAAAATTCTCAGCTTCCCGCCTCCCAAACGCAAGAAAAAGAAACCCTTTTGTGAGAAACCCGGAGATCTTCATCGTCaatgagaagggaaaaaaaatggtgaaatcCAAGAAGACAGAAGCCAGCAATTCTAACAGAGAAAACCCGGATGTGTTAGAgagaaaaagattgaaaaaacttGCCATAACAAACAACATAGTATCAGACGCACAAGTCAAGGCTCCATATTCATTGAACCCGTCAAAAACTGTTGCAAAACACCATGGTAAAGATATTATTAGGAAATCTCAAAGAAAGAAcaggtttttgttttcatttcctGGTCTTCTTGCTCCTATTAATGGAGGTGGCAAGATTGGCGAGCTCAAAGACTTGTCCTCTAAAAACCCTGTTCTTTACCTCGATTTCCCTCAGGTTCTTAAAAACACTtctgggttttgtttgtttttgtgcttCCATTTGTGGGTCATTGTGAGTTTGGTTTTTGTTGGTGGTGGAATGGGGTTTGCGAATGAATAAcatattgtttgtgtttttgttttgcagGGACAGATGAAGCTGTTTGGGACAATTTTGCATCCAAAGAATAGATATTTGACATTGCAATTCTCTAGGAGTGGAAAGAATGTTATGTGTGAGGATTATTTTGATCACATGGTAT of the Populus nigra chromosome 7, ddPopNigr1.1, whole genome shotgun sequence genome contains:
- the LOC133700129 gene encoding UDP-glycosyltransferase 88A1-like, whose amino-acid sequence is MSLHNSLPHSTLEAVCAGVPLVAWPLYAEQRLNRAVLVEEMKLALPMNESEDGFVSADEVEKNLRGLMVSDEGILIRERALAMKNAAKAAMIEGGSSHVALSKLVESWN